One genomic region from Calypte anna isolate BGI_N300 chromosome 8, bCalAnn1_v1.p, whole genome shotgun sequence encodes:
- the NEXN gene encoding nexilin isoform X6 produces MNDIAQKTEMKELLGSDEDDDAKSSKIEKGYVPKLIGTVKGKFAEMEKQRQEEERKRMEEERKRRIEQDMIEKRKIQRELAKKAQEIDDFNNTGTESAAEEGDDSLLVTVVPVKPNKTPGKMKINFENTGKEKAEEKERQDEGMKEQNQVLKETKCLSFVMDESEDTKTQEPLSPGKLKVTFEELERQRQENQRRQAEEEARQRLEEEKRAFEEARQRMINEGGDEESENSLKEFRPGKLRLSFEEIERQRREEEKRKAEEEARRRIEEEKRAFAEARRNMVLDDESPEMFKTVSQESLIPGKLEINFEELLRQKMEEEKRRTEEERRQKLEMEKQEFQQLRQEMGELEEECETFELSKEYEELIKLKRSGSIQAKNLKSKFEKIGQLSQEEIQKKIEEERAKRRAMDEEIREREAEKFQEDDEVDVRPAKKSEAPFTHKVNMKARFEQMARAREEEEQRRIEEQKLLRMQFEQKEIDAALQKKREEEEEEEGSIINGSTCEDEDDQARSGAPWFKKSLKNTSVVDGEPVRFTVKITGEPKPEVTWWFEGELLQDSEDYQYIERGETYCLYLPETFPEDEGEYMCKAVNNRGTSASTCILTIETDDY; encoded by the exons ATGAATGACATTGCACAGAAAACCGAG ATGAAAGAACTGCTGGGATCTGATGAAGACGATGATGCAAAATCATCTAAAATAGAGAAAGGTTACGTTCCAAAGCTCATAG GAACTGTTAAAGGCAAGTTTGCAGAAATGGAGAAGCAAAggcaagaagaggaaagaaaaagaatggaagaagaaagaaagcgCAGAATTGAACAGGACATgattgagaaaagaaaaattcaaagagAATTAGCAAAAAAAGCACAGGAG ATTGATGACTTTAACAATACGGGAACTGAATCAGCAGCAGAG GAAGGGGATGACTCACTGCTAGTTACAGTAGTGCCtgtaaaacccaacaaaacacctgggaagatgaaaataaactttGAGAACAcgggaaaggagaaagcagaagaaaaagagagacaggATGAAGGAATGAAGGAACAAAACCAAGTCCTTAAGGAAACCAAGTGCCTTTCGTTTGTCATG GATGAAAGTGAAGACACTAAAACACAAGAGCCTCTGTCTCCTGGTAAGCTGAAGGTAACTTTTGAAGAACTTGAAAGGCAAAGACAGGAAAACCAAAGGCGTcaagcagaggaagaagcaaGACAGCgtttagaagaggaaaaacgTGCCTTTGAGGAGGCCAGACAGAGAATG ATAAATGAAGGTGGTGATGAAGAATCTGAAAATTCTCTTAAAGAATTTCGCCCTGGTAAACTCAGACTCAGTTTTGAGGAAATAGAAAgacagaggagagaagaggaaaagaggaaagcagaagaagaGGCAAGACGACGCatagaagaggagaaaagggcATTTGCTGAAGCAAGGAGAAACATG GTGCTGGATGATGAATCTccagaaatgtttaaaacagTTTCTCAAGAATCTCTCATACCTGGTaaactggaaattaattttgaggAGTTGCTGAGacaaaaaatggaagaagaaaaaagacgCACAGAAGAAGAGCGTAGGCAAaagctggaaatggaaaagcaagaaTTTCAGCAGCTGAGACAAGAAATGGGAGAG CTGGAAGAAGAATGTGAAACATTTGAGCTAAGCAAAGAATATGAAGAATTAATCAAGCTAAAAAGAAGTGGCTCTATTCAGGCAAAGAACTTAAAAAGCAAGTTTGAAAAAATAGGACAACTGTCtcaagaagaaatacagaagaagATTGAAGAAGAGagagccaagagaagagcaatgGATGAAGAAATAAGAGAGAGGGAAGCTGAAAAATTTCAAGAG GATGATGAGGTAGATGTGAGACCAGCCAAGAAATCTGAGGCTCCATTTACTCACAAAGTAAACATGAAGGCTCGTTTTGAGCAAATGGCCAGAGCCAGGGaagaagaagagcagaggagaattGAGGAACAGAAATTACTACGGATGCAGtttgaacaaaaagaaattgaTGCAGCATTACAGAAG aaaagggaggaggaagaagaagaagagggaagcaTTATTAATGGCTCTACTTGTGAAGATGAGGATGATCAAGCTCGATCTGGAGCTCCCTGGTTCaagaaatcactgaaaaacaCATCAGTTGTAGATGGCGAGCCCGTGAGATTTACAGTTAAAATTACTGGAGAACCAAAGCCTGAAGTTACATGGTGGTTTGAAGGAGAACTCTTGCAGGACTCTGAGGACTATCAATATATTGAAAGAGGAGAAACCTACTGCCTTTACTTGCCAGAAACCTTCCCAGAAGATGAAGGGGAATATATGTGTAAAGCAGTGAACAACAGAGGCACATCTGCTAGCACGTGTATTCTCACCATTGAAA CTGATGACTACTAA
- the NEXN gene encoding nexilin isoform X3: MNDIAQKTEILLSSSKPVQKSYVPKLHKGDVKDKFEAMQKAREERNQRRSRDEKQRRKEQYVREREWNRRKQEMKELLGSDEDDDAKSSKIEKGYVPKLIGTVKGKFAEMEKQRQEEERKRMEEERKRRIEQDMIEKRKIQRELAKKAQEIDDFNNTGTESAAEEGDDSLLVTVVPVKPNKTPGKMKINFENTGKEKAEEKERQDEGMKEQNQVLKETKCLSFVMDESEDTKTQEPLSPGKLKVTFEELERQRQENQRRQAEEEARQRLEEEKRAFEEARQRMINEGGDEESENSLKEFRPGKLRLSFEEIERQRREEEKRKAEEEARRRIEEEKRAFAEARRNMVLDDESPEMFKTVSQESLIPGKLEINFEELLRQKMEEEKRRTEEERRQKLEMEKQEFQQLRQEMGELEEECETFELSKEYEELIKLKRSGSIQAKNLKSKFEKIGQLSQEEIQKKIEEERAKRRAMDEEIREREAEKFQEDDEVDVRPAKKSEAPFTHKVNMKARFEQMARAREEEEQRRIEEQKLLRMQFEQKEIDAALQKKREEEEEEEGSIINGSTCEDEDDQARSGAPWFKKSLKNTSVVDGEPVRFTVKITGEPKPEVTWWFEGELLQDSEDYQYIERGETYCLYLPETFPEDEGEYMCKAVNNRGTSASTCILTIESKS; the protein is encoded by the exons ATGAATGACATTGCACAGAAAACCGAG ATTCTGCTTTCTTCATCTAAACCCGTCCAAAAATCCTATGTGCCCAAGCTTCACAAGGGTGATGTAAAGGATAAATTTGAAGCTATGCAGAAagcaagggaagaaagaaatcaaaggaGATCTagagatgaaaagcaaagaagaaaagaacaatatgttagagagagagaatggaacaggagaaagcaggag ATGAAAGAACTGCTGGGATCTGATGAAGACGATGATGCAAAATCATCTAAAATAGAGAAAGGTTACGTTCCAAAGCTCATAG GAACTGTTAAAGGCAAGTTTGCAGAAATGGAGAAGCAAAggcaagaagaggaaagaaaaagaatggaagaagaaagaaagcgCAGAATTGAACAGGACATgattgagaaaagaaaaattcaaagagAATTAGCAAAAAAAGCACAGGAG ATTGATGACTTTAACAATACGGGAACTGAATCAGCAGCAGAG GAAGGGGATGACTCACTGCTAGTTACAGTAGTGCCtgtaaaacccaacaaaacacctgggaagatgaaaataaactttGAGAACAcgggaaaggagaaagcagaagaaaaagagagacaggATGAAGGAATGAAGGAACAAAACCAAGTCCTTAAGGAAACCAAGTGCCTTTCGTTTGTCATG GATGAAAGTGAAGACACTAAAACACAAGAGCCTCTGTCTCCTGGTAAGCTGAAGGTAACTTTTGAAGAACTTGAAAGGCAAAGACAGGAAAACCAAAGGCGTcaagcagaggaagaagcaaGACAGCgtttagaagaggaaaaacgTGCCTTTGAGGAGGCCAGACAGAGAATG ATAAATGAAGGTGGTGATGAAGAATCTGAAAATTCTCTTAAAGAATTTCGCCCTGGTAAACTCAGACTCAGTTTTGAGGAAATAGAAAgacagaggagagaagaggaaaagaggaaagcagaagaagaGGCAAGACGACGCatagaagaggagaaaagggcATTTGCTGAAGCAAGGAGAAACATG GTGCTGGATGATGAATCTccagaaatgtttaaaacagTTTCTCAAGAATCTCTCATACCTGGTaaactggaaattaattttgaggAGTTGCTGAGacaaaaaatggaagaagaaaaaagacgCACAGAAGAAGAGCGTAGGCAAaagctggaaatggaaaagcaagaaTTTCAGCAGCTGAGACAAGAAATGGGAGAG CTGGAAGAAGAATGTGAAACATTTGAGCTAAGCAAAGAATATGAAGAATTAATCAAGCTAAAAAGAAGTGGCTCTATTCAGGCAAAGAACTTAAAAAGCAAGTTTGAAAAAATAGGACAACTGTCtcaagaagaaatacagaagaagATTGAAGAAGAGagagccaagagaagagcaatgGATGAAGAAATAAGAGAGAGGGAAGCTGAAAAATTTCAAGAG GATGATGAGGTAGATGTGAGACCAGCCAAGAAATCTGAGGCTCCATTTACTCACAAAGTAAACATGAAGGCTCGTTTTGAGCAAATGGCCAGAGCCAGGGaagaagaagagcagaggagaattGAGGAACAGAAATTACTACGGATGCAGtttgaacaaaaagaaattgaTGCAGCATTACAGAAG aaaagggaggaggaagaagaagaagagggaagcaTTATTAATGGCTCTACTTGTGAAGATGAGGATGATCAAGCTCGATCTGGAGCTCCCTGGTTCaagaaatcactgaaaaacaCATCAGTTGTAGATGGCGAGCCCGTGAGATTTACAGTTAAAATTACTGGAGAACCAAAGCCTGAAGTTACATGGTGGTTTGAAGGAGAACTCTTGCAGGACTCTGAGGACTATCAATATATTGAAAGAGGAGAAACCTACTGCCTTTACTTGCCAGAAACCTTCCCAGAAGATGAAGGGGAATATATGTGTAAAGCAGTGAACAACAGAGGCACATCTGCTAGCACGTGTATTCTCACCATTGAAAGTAAGAGTTAG
- the NEXN gene encoding nexilin isoform X7 yields the protein MNDIAQKTEMKELLGSDEDDDAKSSKIEKGYVPKLIGTVKGKFAEMEKQRQEEERKRMEEERKRRIEQDMIEKRKIQRELAKKAQEIDDFNNTGTESAAEEGDDSLLVTVVPVKPNKTPGKMKINFENTGKEKAEEKERQDEGMKEQNQVLKETKCLSFVMDESEDTKTQEPLSPGKLKVTFEELERQRQENQRRQAEEEARQRLEEEKRAFEEARQRMINEGGDEESENSLKEFRPGKLRLSFEEIERQRREEEKRKAEEEARRRIEEEKRAFAEARRNMVLDDESPEMFKTVSQESLIPGKLEINFEELLRQKMEEEKRRTEEERRQKLEMEKQEFQQLRQEMGELEEECETFELSKEYEELIKLKRSGSIQAKNLKSKFEKIGQLSQEEIQKKIEEERAKRRAMDEEIREREAEKFQEDDEVDVRPAKKSEAPFTHKVNMKARFEQMARAREEEEQRRIEEQKLLRMQFEQKEIDAALQKKREEEEEEEGSIINGSTCEDEDDQARSGAPWFKKSLKNTSVVDGEPVRFTVKITGEPKPEVTWWFEGELLQDSEDYQYIERGETYCLYLPETFPEDEGEYMCKAVNNRGTSASTCILTIESKS from the exons ATGAATGACATTGCACAGAAAACCGAG ATGAAAGAACTGCTGGGATCTGATGAAGACGATGATGCAAAATCATCTAAAATAGAGAAAGGTTACGTTCCAAAGCTCATAG GAACTGTTAAAGGCAAGTTTGCAGAAATGGAGAAGCAAAggcaagaagaggaaagaaaaagaatggaagaagaaagaaagcgCAGAATTGAACAGGACATgattgagaaaagaaaaattcaaagagAATTAGCAAAAAAAGCACAGGAG ATTGATGACTTTAACAATACGGGAACTGAATCAGCAGCAGAG GAAGGGGATGACTCACTGCTAGTTACAGTAGTGCCtgtaaaacccaacaaaacacctgggaagatgaaaataaactttGAGAACAcgggaaaggagaaagcagaagaaaaagagagacaggATGAAGGAATGAAGGAACAAAACCAAGTCCTTAAGGAAACCAAGTGCCTTTCGTTTGTCATG GATGAAAGTGAAGACACTAAAACACAAGAGCCTCTGTCTCCTGGTAAGCTGAAGGTAACTTTTGAAGAACTTGAAAGGCAAAGACAGGAAAACCAAAGGCGTcaagcagaggaagaagcaaGACAGCgtttagaagaggaaaaacgTGCCTTTGAGGAGGCCAGACAGAGAATG ATAAATGAAGGTGGTGATGAAGAATCTGAAAATTCTCTTAAAGAATTTCGCCCTGGTAAACTCAGACTCAGTTTTGAGGAAATAGAAAgacagaggagagaagaggaaaagaggaaagcagaagaagaGGCAAGACGACGCatagaagaggagaaaagggcATTTGCTGAAGCAAGGAGAAACATG GTGCTGGATGATGAATCTccagaaatgtttaaaacagTTTCTCAAGAATCTCTCATACCTGGTaaactggaaattaattttgaggAGTTGCTGAGacaaaaaatggaagaagaaaaaagacgCACAGAAGAAGAGCGTAGGCAAaagctggaaatggaaaagcaagaaTTTCAGCAGCTGAGACAAGAAATGGGAGAG CTGGAAGAAGAATGTGAAACATTTGAGCTAAGCAAAGAATATGAAGAATTAATCAAGCTAAAAAGAAGTGGCTCTATTCAGGCAAAGAACTTAAAAAGCAAGTTTGAAAAAATAGGACAACTGTCtcaagaagaaatacagaagaagATTGAAGAAGAGagagccaagagaagagcaatgGATGAAGAAATAAGAGAGAGGGAAGCTGAAAAATTTCAAGAG GATGATGAGGTAGATGTGAGACCAGCCAAGAAATCTGAGGCTCCATTTACTCACAAAGTAAACATGAAGGCTCGTTTTGAGCAAATGGCCAGAGCCAGGGaagaagaagagcagaggagaattGAGGAACAGAAATTACTACGGATGCAGtttgaacaaaaagaaattgaTGCAGCATTACAGAAG aaaagggaggaggaagaagaagaagagggaagcaTTATTAATGGCTCTACTTGTGAAGATGAGGATGATCAAGCTCGATCTGGAGCTCCCTGGTTCaagaaatcactgaaaaacaCATCAGTTGTAGATGGCGAGCCCGTGAGATTTACAGTTAAAATTACTGGAGAACCAAAGCCTGAAGTTACATGGTGGTTTGAAGGAGAACTCTTGCAGGACTCTGAGGACTATCAATATATTGAAAGAGGAGAAACCTACTGCCTTTACTTGCCAGAAACCTTCCCAGAAGATGAAGGGGAATATATGTGTAAAGCAGTGAACAACAGAGGCACATCTGCTAGCACGTGTATTCTCACCATTGAAAGTAAGAGTTAG